TGCTGAAGCAGCTCTTCCTTTCGTTCCCAGGatatttctgctcttctgcttttgctatTGCTAATGATTTTCAGTGAAGCATTCTGAAGATGACTTTAGACATGTTGATACAGAGCTGGTAACTAAGGCAGTCCTTTGCCTTCCAAAACTATACAAGGCAAATTAGGTTTCGATTTAGAACACAGTTTGGCTTGTAAAGGCTCACGTGTCACATAGATCTGATTTATGTTGACAGGATGTGCCAGGCAGAAGACTTCAATTAGGTGCCATTTGTAAccatttgttatttttggttTACTTTATGTTTTGACAAATGGCAGGTCCGCTACAGCCAGCTGatgaagcagcaggagaagaTGATTCGTGACATGGAGGCATCTGTTTCTCGTAGAGAGACCATAGCACTTCTTGGAGAAGGtcagaacaaaacagataaGAAACGTATCACCAAGAGCGACTTCTACCgcaagaaagaagagctgagaaAGAAGATTGCTGAAACCCAGAAGGTGAGCAAGCAAATCAGTGCTGCATGAGTTGACATAGCCAGCATTTGCCTTGTAATTAGCACCAGTGTGTGCTTAGCACAGGTGCATGGGATGGCAGTACACAGACTCAGGCCTGGCCCTGCACAGGGGGCAGGCTTTGggaattctgttttaaatagctgaaaatctgtgaaaatAGCAGacttgctggcagggcagcgtgagaaacagaaatgtccTTCGCTCAGTGTCATCACTGCACAGCAGTAACCAAAACATCAGTGTGTAATCAATGTTATTTTCATCCTAAACCCAAAACTGTGCTGTctactgtgaagaaaacaaactctgTCAGCCCCAAAGCAGGGTGCTGGGAGGGTAACCGAACTCAAGAAGCAGAATCCAGAGTCtgccatttccttctcttccatttaCTAGAATGCTCAAGACTGCAATAAAATTATCCTGGAGCTGGAGAGCACCCAAGCATCCCTTAATGCCAGTCTGTtggaaaagcaacaggaaatGTGCATGCTGCAGACTGAGTCCCATGGCCTCGATTCACACACAGAATGTCTTCGGTACAAAAAGCGATGGGTGAGTGGAACCCGCCACCTCCTTGTCTCACCATCTTGAGCTGGACACACTTCATTTTTGCAGCACTTTGAGTTAACTAAGCTTGTTTTGGGGACAGTCCTGAGCCTGATGCTCCAGTTGTGCTCCTGTTGGTGGGGCAGCATTCACTTGGAACCATCAGCCTGCATCATGTCCCTGGGAAACACTGCCTAAAGCTGTATGGGGCAGGGTGAGAGCACTAATTGGAGAGCCAGCTCAAGGTCTTGAATAGCATCCTATGAAATTTTAAGCTTGTCAAACCTTATCCTGGCAATGACCCCAGCACATCCTTGTATGCATGGGTACTTCTGTGGCTGTGATGTCGCCATACATCTACAGCACTCAATAGGAAGatgctttttcctccttaagAACCCCTTCTATTTCAAAGTACGGTGCTGACAGTACTTTAATGCCTTGAATTGCGTTGTTTGCgttgctttctttgctgtgctcAGCCCGCTATCAAAACCATTTCTACGACTGCTTTTCTCAGAACCTTTTGGAGATTGTGGCCTATCAGACTCGCCAGAAGCATCTGCAGGCGCTGAAGGAAGGGAAGTACACACCTCTGTGCAGCTCCGAGCAGGCCTGCAGAAACGAGCAGCAAAAGCTGCAGGAGAGGCTCCGTGCTGTCAGTACCGTTGTCCATCGGGTGCAGCAGGAACAGCCGCAGCACcgcccagccctgcagtggcTCGGGGAGTGCCTGGAATCCGAGCTGGGCTCGCAGAAAGCCTGATAGGTGTGAGCCAAAGTGTGGGCAATGCAAACAAGGGTGAGAGGTGGGTAGgttttataaagaaatgttaaaaaaaaaacaagatgcaAATCCTCCTTAAAGACGcgttttgtttattttgcttcatttcgTGTCTTTCATTTTCCGACACGGCTTCATCCGTTCAGCCCCATCACCCCGCAGGGTGCGGAGCTGCCCCGGTGTGAGCAGGAAGCGGCGCCGCGCACACCGGGAAGGAGCTCGGAGCCCGGAAGGAGCGAGGCCGGTGCCGTGGCCATGGCGCTGCTGCTGGCGCTGCTGCTCCGCTCGCTGCCCTCCGCCTCCAGCTCCGCGGACTCCTCCTGCTCGCTGCCCCCGGACGAACGATTCGACTGCGGCCCCGAGCGGCTGCTGGCGCGGGCGGACTGCGAGGCGCGGGGCTGCTGCTACGCTCCGTCCGGCTCGGGCGGCTCGGGCGGGCCTCCCTGGTGCTTCTTTCCCCTCGGCTACCGCAGCTACCGGGCGGACAACGTGACGGCCACGGCCGGCGGATACTCGGCCAGGCTCCGCCGCGTGGTGCCCAGCTTCCTGCCTGCGGACGTGGGCACGTTGCGGCTGGACGTGGCGATGGAGACCGAGAGCCGCCTGCGCTTCACGGTGCGCCCGgtgctcccccccccctccccactccccctTCCGCCGGCCCCGCTGAGCCCCATCTCCCCCGCAGCTTCGCGATCCGGCACGGCAGCGCTACGAGGTGCCCATGGCCACACCGAGGGTGAGCACCCGAGCGGCCGACACGCTGTACGGggtgcagctcctccaggatCCGTTCGGCATCGTCGTGTTCCGGCAGCCCGATGGGCAGGTCCTGTAAGTGCAGGTCCTGGAAGTGCAGGTCCTGGAAGTTCAGGTCCTGTAAGTGCAGGTCCTGGAAGTTCAAGTCCTGGAAGTTCAGGTCCTGGAAGTGCAGGTCCTGGAAGTTCAGGTCCTGGAAGTGCAGGTCCTGGAAGTGCTGAACTCCGGTCCTGCCCCGTGCCATGGCTGCAGTCCCCGCTCCTCCCCGCAGGCTCAACACCAGCGTCGCTCCGCTGTTCTTTGCGGACCAGTTCCTGCAGATCTccacctccctgccttcccGTTTCATTTCTGGGCTGGGGGAGCGTCTGGCCCCTCTCATCCTCGACACGGCCTGGACTAAAGTCACGCTCTGGAACCGGGACATGGCACCTGCGGTACAGACAGGACCGAGGGGTGATGGGGTTGGTGAGGGGTGGGCGGGTGCTGGGGTCTCACCCgagctctgctccagccccaAGTCAACCTCTATGGCTCCCACCCCTTCTACCTGGTGCTGGAGGATGGTGGCTCTGCACATGGTGTCTTCCTGCTGAACAGCAATGCCATGGGTAAGTGCTTTggggcacagggctgcactGGGACCACCCCCCTGCTGATGGCTTCCTGCACCCCCAgatgtgctcctgcagcccagccctgccctgacCTGGCGCACAACGGGAGGCATCCTGGACTTCTACATCTTCCTGGGCCCTGACCCCCAGAGCGTGGTGCGGCAGTACCTGGATGTGGTTGGTAGGATGGCACAGCACGGAGATGGGGTTTTGGTGCTCACAGCATGTCACCACCCCCACTAGCAGCCACCCTCCCACCCCGCAGGGTTCCCCTTCATGCCCCCATACTGGGCCCTGGGCTTCCACCTGTGCCGCTGGGGTTATTCCTCCACCTCCACCACCCGGCAGGCTGCAGCCAACATGTCAGCTGGGCTCTTCCCTCTGGTACGTAGCAATGGGTGTGGGGAGGCTGTGGGCACCATGTGGGGCAGCTCCTTGCtgagtgctgccctgcaggacGTGCAGTGGAATGACCTGGACTACATGGATGCCAAGAGGGATTTCACCTACAACAAGGAAACCTTCAGAGATTACCCTGACATGGTGCACGACTTCCATCAGCGTGGCCTGCACTACGTCATGATCGTGGTGAGGGACGTTGCCATGTTGATTGAGTCCTACACAGCATCGGTTTAGTGGCAGTTTGGGgtttatttatacttttatgATGAGGTTGGATGATTCTCAGTAGCCCTTGGCCATCAGCCCATTGAACGCAGTGactcagtgctgagtgctgcaggagccATTCCCTGTTCTCATTGGTGACACCCTGGCTTTGTGCCCTGTAGGATCCTGGCATCAGCAGCTCGGGGCCGCCCGGCACCTACCGGCCCTATGATGATGGACTGAAGCGAGGAGTGTTCATCCGCAATGCCACGGGGCAGCCGCTCATCGGGAAGGTGtgggggctctgtgggggcTGTGAGGAGTGGTGAGAAGGAGGGAGCACCCAGGGGGCCCCAAGGGATGccagagatggagatgggggTGTCCTGCAGGTATGGCCAGGCCCCACGGCTTTCCCAGACTTCACCAACCCTGAGACACACGAGTGGTGGCATGACATGGTGAAGGACTTCCACGAGCAGGTGCCCTTTGACGGCATGTGGATTGTGAGTGGCCAATGCAGCtccccagctccttccccacCTTCCCTCCCCCTGAAACTCACTCAGCCCTGAGGGCTCCTTGCCATCCCCAGGACATGAACGAACCATCCAACTTTGTGGAGGGCTCCCAGGATGGCTGCCCAGacagcagcctggagaagcCCCCGTATGTGCCAGGTGAGCAGTGCAgagggtgctgctgtgggcagtgctCTGTTGGCTGCCCCCAGCTCACCCTCACCTCTCTATACAGGTGTGTTTGGGGGCCGTCTGCAGGCAGGCACCATCTGTGCTTCCAGCCAGCAATACCTTTCCTCCCATTACAACCTGCACAGCCTGTATGGGCTGACTGAGGCCATTGCCTCCCACAAGTAAGCATCAGCCCActgggtgggagctggggaTTGGTGCCATTGGGGTGGAAGTGTGGGCTTGGATTTgttggggctgcagggagcaggagggggggctgtttgcagcacagggctcagccCCGGTCTGTCCTTGCAGTGCACTGCTCAGGGTGCGCGGCACGCGGCCCTTCATCATCTCACGCTCCACGTTTGCGGGACACGGCCGTTATGCAGGGCACTGGACGGGGGATGtggagagcagctgggagcagctggccCACTCCGTGCCaggtgggctgtggggctgcatccccttcttccctttggGGCTGTGCAGCCATCCCTGTGCCGCTGCACCATCGCTGTGCATCCCGCAGAGGTGCTGCTCTTCAACCTCCTCGGGGTTCCTCTGGTGGGAGCTGACATCTGTGGCTTTGCTGGTGACACATCTGAGGAGCTGTGCGTGCGCTGGACCCAGCTGGGCGCCTTCTACCCCTTCATGAGGAACCACAACGACCACGGGAACCGGGTGAGCATGGCACCAAGGGCCGTGTCCCCATCCATCACTGCCATCCCTGCACTGCCTGAGCTCCCGCTTCTCACAGCCACAGGAGCCCTACGCCTTCAGTCTGCCTGCACAGGATGCCATGAGGAGAGCCCTCCGCCTCCGCTACTCCCTCCTGCCCTACCTTTACACCCTCTTCCACCGGGCGCACGTGGCTGGGGACACGGTGGCACGGCCACTGTTCCTTGAGTGAGTGCCAGGTGGTGGGCATGGGGCGGTGGGTGCGGGATGGGCTCTGCTGTGGTGCTGCCCCTTCATTCTTCTCCAGGTTTCCCAAAGACCCCAACACGTGGATTGTGGACCgccagctgctgtggggtgcaggGCTGCTGATCACACCAGTGCTGGAACAGGGACAGACCAAAGTCAGTGGCTATTTTCCAGCTGGGACGTGGTACAGCTTCACAGGGGTAAGTGCTGGCTGTGGGACAGTGTGTGCCCTCCTCCATCTCACCCCAATATATGGCCTGTGAGCTGTCCCCAGAGCTGTGACGCTTCCATCCCTCATGGCAGTCTGAGAGCTGTGATGCTCTGTTGGGTTGCCCATGGTTTTGCTGATCCTTAGAGtgcattatttcttattatttagGACTCAACCATCCACAGCAAAGGGCAGTGGATCCTCTTAGCAGCCCCCCTGGACACCATTAATGTGCACATCCGAGCAGGGCACATCCTACCCCTGCAGGTGAGCTCTTTCCATGTGACACCTTGGTGACAATGGGACCCAGCCACTccacagctgtgtgtggggTTGGGGCAGGGTCTGGGTCTGACCCCACACCCGCAGGAGCCTGGATTGAACACGGCTGAGTCCCGCAAGAAGGggatgatggtggtggtggccCTGACACCGGATGGCTTTGCCCGTGGAGAGCTGTTCTGGGATGATGgggagagctggcagagctTTGAGAAGGGGGACTGCACTGAGATCCTCTTCCTGGCTGCACGTGTGAGCATGGGAGGGGGCTGGGAGTTGGGGGGGGACACCAAGGCACCCATATCACACCAAAGTGCCCAGGGTGAGCGAGGCCATCACTGCATCTCCTCGAGCTGCTAACAATGCAGTGTCAGCAGTGATGGCTGGGGTGAGGAACAGGTACCCAGGGGTGCCCAGGGACACAGGCTGACCT
The Coturnix japonica isolate 7356 chromosome 18, Coturnix japonica 2.1, whole genome shotgun sequence DNA segment above includes these coding regions:
- the GAA gene encoding lysosomal alpha-glucosidase, which translates into the protein MALLLALLLRSLPSASSSADSSCSLPPDERFDCGPERLLARADCEARGCCYAPSGSGGSGGPPWCFFPLGYRSYRADNVTATAGGYSARLRRVVPSFLPADVGTLRLDVAMETESRLRFTLRDPARQRYEVPMATPRVSTRAADTLYGVQLLQDPFGIVVFRQPDGQVLLNTSVAPLFFADQFLQISTSLPSRFISGLGERLAPLILDTAWTKVTLWNRDMAPAPQVNLYGSHPFYLVLEDGGSAHGVFLLNSNAMDVLLQPSPALTWRTTGGILDFYIFLGPDPQSVVRQYLDVVGFPFMPPYWALGFHLCRWGYSSTSTTRQAAANMSAGLFPLDVQWNDLDYMDAKRDFTYNKETFRDYPDMVHDFHQRGLHYVMIVDPGISSSGPPGTYRPYDDGLKRGVFIRNATGQPLIGKVWPGPTAFPDFTNPETHEWWHDMVKDFHEQVPFDGMWIDMNEPSNFVEGSQDGCPDSSLEKPPYVPGVFGGRLQAGTICASSQQYLSSHYNLHSLYGLTEAIASHNALLRVRGTRPFIISRSTFAGHGRYAGHWTGDVESSWEQLAHSVPEVLLFNLLGVPLVGADICGFAGDTSEELCVRWTQLGAFYPFMRNHNDHGNRPQEPYAFSLPAQDAMRRALRLRYSLLPYLYTLFHRAHVAGDTVARPLFLEFPKDPNTWIVDRQLLWGAGLLITPVLEQGQTKVSGYFPAGTWYSFTGDSTIHSKGQWILLAAPLDTINVHIRAGHILPLQEPGLNTAESRKKGMMVVVALTPDGFARGELFWDDGESWQSFEKGDCTEILFLAARGAVLSQILRSGGHLDGILVEAVTVLGVPSAPQRVLANGIPVEDFSYRSDTQVLRVSVSLPMWEQFVVTWS